One window of the Trifolium pratense cultivar HEN17-A07 linkage group LG2, ARS_RC_1.1, whole genome shotgun sequence genome contains the following:
- the LOC123908165 gene encoding LOW QUALITY PROTEIN: cytochrome P450 94B3-like (The sequence of the model RefSeq protein was modified relative to this genomic sequence to represent the inferred CDS: deleted 1 base in 1 codon), whose product MLCYYYILFAIFFLSSFFFNRIRLSYKYSKNHTSHFSTTTYTPPSYPIIGCLISFYQNRRRLLDFYTHYLSQSPTQTILLNRLGARRTVITANPVNVEYILKTNFTNFPKGKPFTEILGDLLGCGIFNVDGNLWSKQRKLASHEFTTRSLKDFVAKTLEDEVQHRLIPLLELACNGNHVIDMQDVLRRLAFEIVCKVSLGYDPCCLDLSKPLPPLLSAFDKASEISAMRAASPIHLIWKIKRMLNVGSEKSLKEAVDLVHESVNEIIRKKKKEISEKIVSGSDLLTKLLEAGNDEIMVRDMVISMIMAGRDTTSAAMTWLLWLLSKNPSKEELIVKGVREVFGGKNNDDEFELMRSFDYEGLKEMKYLKASLCESMRLYPPVAWDSKHAIGDDMLPDGTRVGKGDRVTYFPYGMGRMEALWGKDWEEFKPDRWFDKPVGEEDNNGVLKVVSPYKFSVFQAGPRVCLGKDMAFIQMQYVVASILNRFEFKPVSNDQPIFVPFLTAYMAGGFKVRVHKRVQYEKYGCKMGALKWCYTCSLPASAYFITLYFLNQ is encoded by the exons ATGTTGTGCTACTACTACATTTTGTTTGCTATTTTCTTTCTATCATCTTTTTTCTTCAATAGAATAAGACTATCTtataaatattcaaaaaatcatacttcaCACTTCTCCACTACTACTTACACCCCTCCTTCATACCCTATCATAGGTTGCCTTATATCTTTCTACCAAAATCGCCGCCGTCTTCTAGATTTTTACACTCATTATCTCTCTCAATCTCCGACTCAAACCATCCTCCTTAACCGCCTTGGTGCCCGGCGAACGGTTATAACTGCTAACCCTGTCAACGTCGAATACATCCTGAAAACGAATTTCACCAACTTCCCTAAAGGAAAACCCTTCACTGAAATCCTCGGAGATCTTCTTGGTTGTGGTATATTCAATGTAGACGGTAATTTATGGTCAAAACAACGTAAATTAGCTAGTCATGAATTCACAACGAGGTCTCTGAAAGACTTCGTTGCGAAAACACTTGAAGATGAAGTTCAACATAGACTTATTCCATTGCTTGAATTGGCTTGTAATGGTAATCATGTTATTGATATGCAAGATGTTTTGAGGAGACTCGCGTTTGAAATTGTGTGTAAAGTTTCACTTGGTTATGATCCTTGTTGTTTAGATTTATCTAAACCTTTGCCACCTCTTTTGTCGGCGTTCGACAAAGCTTCTGAGATAAGCGCAATGCGCGCGGCTTCACCGATTCATTTGATTTGGAAGATCAAGAGGATGCTTAATGTAGGGTCTGAGAAATCACTTAAAGAAGCTGTTGATCTCGTTCACGAATCAGTGAATGAGATaataaggaagaagaaaaaagaaattagtgAAAAAATTGTTAGTGGGAGTGATTTGTTGACAAAGTTGTTGGAGGCCGGGAATGATGAAATCATGGTCCGAGATATGGTTATTAGTATGATCATGGCGGGGAGAGACACGACATCGGCGGCTATGACATGGCTTCTTTGGTTGTTGTCAAAGAATCCAAGCAAAGAGGAATTGATAGTGAAAGGAGTGAGGGAAGTTTTTGGTGGAAAAAATAATGATGATGAGTTTGAGTTAATGAGGTCTTTTGATTATGAAGGTTTGAAAGAGATGAAGTATTTGAAAGCATCTTTGTGTGAGTCAATGAGGTTGTATCCTCCGGTGGCATGGGATTCGAAGCATGCCATCGGCGATGACATGTTGCCGGACGGAACTAGGGTTGGAAAAGGTGATAGGGTGACTTATTTTCCATATGGAATGGGGAGGATGGAGGCTTTATGGGGAAAAGATTGGGAAGAGTTTAAACCAGACCGGTGGTTCGATAAACCGGTGGGAGAAGAGGATAATAATGGAGTTTTGAAAGTTGTGAGTCCTTACAAGTTTTCGGTTTTTCAGGCTGGTCCAAGAGTTTGCCTTGGAAAAGATATGGCTTTTATTCAAATGCAATATGTTGTGGCTTCAATTCTAAATCGGTTTGAATTTAAGCCGGTGTCTAATGATCAACCAATTTTTGTTCCTTTTCTTACTGCTTATATGGCTGGTGGGTTCAAAGTGAGAGTTCACAAAAGAGTT CAATATGAAAAGTATGGATGCAAAATGGGAGCTTTGAAATGGTGCTATACATGCTCTCTACCGGCTTCTGCTTATTTcataactttatattttttaaatcaatga